Proteins from a genomic interval of Sphingobacterium lactis:
- the rpsF gene encoding 30S ribosomal protein S6 yields MQQYESVIILTPLLSEDAAKEVIAKFKDILVEGGAEIIAEDNWGLKKLAYPIQKKTTGFYHLTEFKAPGDLIKNLEVQYKRDERVMRFLTISLDKHAVAYNEKKRSGAFNKKVEPKTEEVAN; encoded by the coding sequence ATGCAACAGTACGAATCTGTAATCATTCTTACCCCGTTGCTTTCAGAAGATGCTGCGAAGGAAGTAATCGCGAAATTCAAAGACATCTTAGTAGAAGGCGGAGCCGAAATTATCGCTGAAGATAATTGGGGTTTGAAAAAATTAGCGTATCCAATCCAGAAGAAAACGACTGGATTTTATCACTTAACTGAATTCAAGGCTCCAGGTGATTTAATTAAAAATTTGGAAGTACAATACAAACGTGATGAGCGTGTGATGCGTTTCTTAACGATCTCTTTGGACAAGCATGCAGTTGCTTACAACGAGAAAAAACGTAGCGGTGCATTCAACAAGA